The following coding sequences lie in one Apteryx mantelli isolate bAptMan1 chromosome 6, bAptMan1.hap1, whole genome shotgun sequence genomic window:
- the STAT1 gene encoding signal transducer and activator of transcription 1-alpha/beta — translation MTQWYQLQQLDSKFLEQVHQLYDDSFPMEIRQYLAQWLENQDWEHAANNVSFATVLFHDLLSQLDDQFSRFLIENNFLLQHNIRKSKRNLQDHFQEDPIHMAMVIYNCLKEERKILSSAQLSNQMEVGSIQNTVIGMLDKQKELDAKVKAVKNSVIDVEQDIKTLEDVQDEYDFKCKTLQNREHEPNGVSQEEYKKEQMNLKKMFLLLDIKRKEVVNKIIQLLNTTEHTQSALINEELVEWKHRQQTACIGGPPNACLDQLQSWFTIVAESLQQVRQQLKKLEELEQKLTYDPDPITKNKQVLQDRTYSLFKQLIQSSFVVERQPCMPTHPQRPLVLKTGVQFTVKLRLLVKLQELNYNLKVKVLFDKDVSEKNSVKGFRKFNILGTNTKVMNMEESTNGSLAAEFRHLQLKEQKNAGSRTNEGPLIVTEELHSLSFETQLCQPGLVIDLETTSLPIIVISNVSQLPSGWASILWFNMLSTDPKNLSFFLNPPYAKWSKLSEVLSWQFSSVTKRGLNADQLSMLGEKLLGPTSGGSHDGLIPWTRFCKENINDKNFPFWLWIEGILELIKKHLLCLWNDGCIMGFISKEKERALLKDQSPGTFLLRFSESSREGAITFTWVEGSQNEPQFHSVEPYTKKELSAVTFPDIIRNYKVMAAENIPENPLRFLYPDIPKDNAFGKYYSRPKEAPEPMDLDGPKGNGYIKTELISVSEVHPSRLQSPENLLPMSPEEFDEVSRMVGPAEIDTVMCSAYST, via the exons atgACTCAGTGGTATCAGCTGCAGCAACTTGATTCCAAGTTTTTGGAACAAGTTCACCAGCTGTATGATGACAGCTTTCCTATGGAAATCAGACAGTACCTGGCACAGTGGCTGGAAAACCAAGACTG GGAACATGCAGCCAACAACGTATCTTTTGCTACGGTGCTATTCCATGACCTGCTGTCACAACTTGATGATCAGTTTAGTCGATTTTTGATAGAAAACAACTTTTTGCTGCAACACAACATAAGGAAAAGCAAACGTAATCTTCAG GATCACTTCCAAGAAGACCCAATACACATGGCAATGGTCATCTACAACTGTctgaaagaggagaggaaaatacTGAGCAGCGCCCAGTTGTCAAATCAG ATGGAAGTGGGGAGCATACAGAACACTGTGATTGGGATGCTGGACAAACAGAAGGAGCTTGATGCGAAAGTTAAGGCTGTAAAAAACAGTGTTATT GATGTGGAGCAAGACATCAAGACATTAGAGGATGTGCAAGATGAATATGACTTTAAATGTAAAACCTTGCAGAACAGAG AGCATGAACCCAATGGTGTGTCACAGGAGGAATATAAGAAAGAACAGATGAATCTCAAGAAGATGTTTTTATTACTTGACATCAAGAGAAAG GAAGTGGTGAACAAAATAATACAGCTGTTGAACACCACAGAGCACACGCAGAGTGCTCTTATTAATGAGGAGCTGGTGGAGTGGAAACACAGACAACAGACTGCATGTATTGGTGGCCCCCCCAACGCCTGTCTTGACCAGCTACAGAGCTG GTTCACCATTGTTGCTGAAAGTCTACAGCAAGTTCGCCAGCAGCTCAAAAAGCTTGAGGAATTGGAGCAGAAACTTACCTACGACCCTGATCCcatcacaaaaaacaaacaagttctGCAGGACCGAACATACAGTCTTTTCAAACAACTGATCCAGAG CTCCTTTGTGGTGGAGAGGCAGCCTTGCATGCCAACACATCCTCAGAGGCCATTAGTCCTGAAGACTGGAGTACAATTTACTGTGAAGTTGAG attgCTGGTGAAATTGCAGGAGCTGAACTATAACTTGAAAGTGAAAGTTTTGTTTGATAA agatGTAAGTGAGAAGAACTCGGTCAAAGG GTTCAGGAAATTTAATATTTTGGGAACAAACACAAAAGTAATGAACATGGAAGAATCTACTAATGGAAGTCTAGCAGCAGAATTCAGACACCTG caattgaaagaacagaaaaatgcaggaagcagaACAAATGAG ggtCCTCTCATTGTAACAGAAGAACTTCACTCTTTGAGCTTTGAGACGCAGCTGTGCCAGCCTGGCTTGGTAATAGATCTAGAG ACCACATCCCTTCCCATTATTGTGATCTCAAATGTGAGCCAGCTTCCAAGTGGATGGGCTTCTATCTTGTGGTTCAACATGCTCTCTACTGATCCCAAG AACTTGTCCTTCTTTTTGAATCCACCTTATGCAAAGTGGTCTAAACTTTCGGAAGTTTTGAGTTGGCAGTTTTCTTCTGTAACAAAGAGAGGACTTAATGCAGATCAATTGAGCATGCTGGGAGAGAAACTACTTG GGCCAACAAGTGGAGGATCTCATGATGGCCTTATTCCTTGGACAAGATTCTGCAAG GAAAATATAAATGATAAGAATTTCCCCTTTTGGCTGTGGATTGAAGGAATCTTGGAGCTTATTAAGAAGCATCTCCTGTGTCTCTGGAATGACGG CTGCATCATGGGTTTCATCAGTAAAGAGAAAGAACGTGCTTTGTTGAAGGACCAGAGTCCAGGGACATTTTTACTAAGATTCAGTGAAAGCAGCAGAGAGGGAGCCATCACATTTACTTGGGTAGAAGGATCTCAGAATG AGCCACAGTTCCACTCGGTAGAACCATACACCAAGAAGGAGCTCTCTGCTGTTACTTTCCCTGATATCATTCGCAACTACAAAGTGATGGCAGCTGAAAACATTCCTGAAAATCCACTGAGATTTCTGTACCCAGATATCCCCAAAGACAATGCCTTCGGCAAATACTACTCCAGACCTAAGGAGG CCCCAGAGCCTATGGATTTGGATGGTCCCAAGGGAAATGGCTACATCAAGACTGAGTTAATCTCTGTATCTGAAGT CCACCCTTCTAGGCTCCAGTCTCCAGAAAATCTCCTCCCCATGTCTCCTGAGGAGTTTGATGAGGTATCTCGGATGGTGGGCCCAGCAGAGATTGATACTGTG ATGTGTTCAGCATATTCAACTTAA